One Cryptomeria japonica chromosome 9, Sugi_1.0, whole genome shotgun sequence genomic window carries:
- the LOC131045805 gene encoding laccase-12-like yields MESSGGGGRVSFGECNDGEADDDNDDGALNHPLFGRVAGLDAWFSLPHVVDSALVAIAVEYLMVLEMLMEIFDGGLCALSWCGKEVLWGRASSARERWNSDPIEVEEKAKLSGGTTNFPVEHGKTYLLCIVNAAVNNHLFFKIASHNLTVVSVDASYTKPYTTDILMLTSGQTTDVLLTANQAEARYYMAAKVYTTQSEANIDNTTTTAILGYVGSNSSATPILPDLPVYNDTATVITFTRSLRSLSSEEHTVDVPQSISDSSIITVGLGLIPCETGRNCSGPNNTRLAASMNNISFVLPDVAILQAYYFGVNGVFTTDFPSNPPVVYNYTGDGTNIFQADNHPMHIHGYDFYIVGEAFGNYDNETDPSSFNLVDPPQRNTVGVPANGWAAIRFKADNPGAWFVHCHFDDHVTWGLDTVFIVKNGPSALESLIPPPADLPKC; encoded by the exons GGAGAATGCAATGATGGAGAGGCagacgatgacaatgacgatggTGCCCTTAACCACCCTCTATTTGGTCGTGTCGCTGGTTTGGATGCTTGGTTTTCTCTGCCCCACGTTGTTGACAGTGCTTTGGTGGCTATTGCGGTAGAGTACCTGATG GTTTTGGAGATGCTCATGGAGATATTTGATGGTGGACTATGTGCACTTTCCTGGTGTGGGAAGGAGGTTCTGTGGGGAAGAGCTTCTAGTGCTC GGGAGAGGTGGAACAGTGATCCCATCGAAGTCGAAGAGAAAGCAAAACTCAGTGGAG GAACAACGAATTTCCCTGTAGAACACGGAAAAACCTACCTACTTTGTATCGTAAATGCTGCAGTCAATAATCACCTCTTTTTCAAGATTGCATCACACAATCTTACAGTGGTATCTGTGGATGCCTCCTACACAAAGCCATACACAACAGACATACTGATGTTAACATCTGGTCAGACTACAGACGTTCTTCTCACGGCCAATCAAGCCGAAGCCAGATATTATATGGCCGCCAAAGTATACACCACTCAATCTGAAGCAAATATTGATAACACCACAACAACCGCCATTTTAGGCTACGTGGGCTCTAATTCATCTGCCACTCCAATCCTCCCTGACCTTCCAGTATACAATGACACTGCAACAGTGATCACATTTACCCGATCCTTACGAAGCCTGTCTTCAGAGGAGCATACAGTGGACGTTCCACAAAGCATAAGCGACAGTAGCATCATAACCGTAGGACTTGGTTTAATTCCTTGTGAAACCGGCCGTAACTGTAGTGGCCCTAACAATACCAGACTGGCTGCGAGTATGAACAATATATCTTTTGTGCTGCCTGATGTCGCCATTCTGCAAGCTTATTACTTCGGCGTTAATGGAGTCTTTACCACCGACTTTCCTTCCAACCCACCAGTTGTGTATAATTATACCGGCGAT GGAACCAATATCTTCCAAGCAGATAACCATCCAATGCATATTCATGGGTATGACTTTTATATTGTAGGAGAGGCTTTTGGTAATTATGATAATGAAACAGATCCGAGCTCTTTCAATCTGGTCGATCCACCTCAACGAAATACAGTAGGGGTTCCTGCCAATGGATGGGCCGCTATCAGATTCAAAGCTGACAATCCAG GTGCATGGTTCGTACATTGTCACTTTGATGACCATGTAACATGGGGATTGGATACTGTCTTTATTGTGAAGAACGGCCCTAGTGCTTTGGAAAGTTTGATCCCTCCTCCTGCTGACCTCCCCAAGTGCTAA